The DNA region TACCAGAGTCTATATGCAAACGATAGTTTTTCCTTTACAAGCGTTAGGTATTGGCGATGGATTAACGATACTCGTCCGTAGTTATCGTTGTTGCCAATGAACTTGGGCGATGCCCTAAAAAGTAGTTCTGTCCATACCCCTTTCATCGGGTTAGTTAAGCGGTCGCGGGTATCAAAAACCAGCCCAAACTTAACACTATTATCAAATCCACCATCTTTTTCGTCGGCTGAGATGATTCCCCAGCTAACAAGCTGATCGTATAGAATGGGAACATCAGGGATAAGCTCATCGTCGTCGCGCCCTTTGTTTAGGTGGTCAATATCTACTGTTGCAACATCGTACCAGCCAAGGTCAAAACCTGCAATCCACTTAAATTTGCTGTCGGCTATTCTGTCCTCAAGTAGGAAATCGGCTTTTGCAAGCTTACGGTCGTATTTGTAGAATACTTGAGAAATGAAATCGCCGGTGGCATCGATATTCTCAAAATCGGCGTTGTAAACGGTTTGTGTGCCGTTAAAACCGTAGAAAGGGTATGTCCTGTTACGGTTAAAGCTTAGGCGACCAATAAAGTGTTTGTTTGGAATAAGTGTGTAGGAATCGAAGTAGGCAATGGCATCCATGCTACCCTTTGTATAGGCCGATAGCTGAAGGTAAAGGTTGTGGTTGAAGTCGGGATACCTGGAGCCGTCGCCAAAGTCGAACGAGTTTACAATTGCTCCGTACAGCAGCCCAAGGTTTGAGTCATAGCCTAATGCCGGTAAAACGCCAACTGTCCAACCGGTTTTTACTTCTTCTTTGGCTTTTTTTTCTTGATTTTCCTGTGCAAACAACGATGTTGCAACTACACATACCAGTAATGCAGAAATAACTTTTCTCATAGCTTTAATTTGGTTTTTGGTTTAGGTTTTGGTTAGCTATTTAGAAAAGTGTAGTAAACTGGTCGTTCAAATAAAAAGTTTGAACAATTTTAAGGTAGATTTGCAGTATTAAGTATTTGATATACAGTAATATGAAATTAGTAACAAGAGCCGTTGTCCGTTAAGTACTTTTTTTAGTTGAACTCCTGAACGCCTTTTTGTATTCTGATGGGGTCATGCCGGTTTCCTTCTTGAAAAGGGTGTTGAATGATGTTTTTGAGTTGAAACCCGAATCGTATGCAATTCCCAGAAGTGTTTCGTAATCGAAGGCCGGATTAGTTAACCTCTGCTTGGCCTCCTCAATCCTAAAACTGTTGATGTAGTTGAAAAAGTTTACCCCAAGCTCCTTGTTCAGGTAGTTCGATATTTCCTGGGTGCTTACCTTTAGCTGGTCAGCTAAATCCTGAATGGTTAACTCATTGTTTAGGTATGGTTTGTTTTTAACCATGTGCTCGTAAAGCAAATCGCCAAACTTTTGCGACTTTTTTTCTTGAGCCTCGTCGCTAACCTGGAGCTGTTTGGGCTTTTGGTGCTGATACAATACGGGTTGATGTATGCCGTAGTAACTTATTGAAAAGGTAAAAACCAGCAAGCCCAGATGAAAAAGTTCAATGGGATTGAAAGGGAAAATGTTTTGGGTCGAAAAGATTATAAAGGTTATCCCCGATGCAAAAAAGCCTGATAGAATCCAAATGGCTGTAGTTTTTAGCCAGTTAAGCATGATGGTTTCAGATCGATACGAGAAATGATCGCCGAGGGTATGGTTGTGTTTGCGAATCAGCTTAAGCGAGGCGCGCCAGTAATAAACAATTACTAACAGGAAAAGTGTGAAGTTTAGAATCGCCAACCAGGTTATTGGCCCCTTACTAAAAAAATTTACCGAGTTAATATCAATGGGCTTGCCCCAAAAAACAGCAATCAATATAAAGAGATATACAGGGATTAGGTGCCTGTGGATATTCCTGATGGTTACAGTTTTTTTTGATGTTAAGAGCTTGGTGTAAAAGAAAAGAAAAGGCCCGTAGCTTAACGGAATAATGATCAGATCGGGGAGCCATGTTAGGTATTTTGCATTAAGCAGGGAGTAAAGCATTTCAATACCTATAACAATTAACCAAATTACAAGCAATTTATCGGCAGCCCCCTTGTTTGGCTTACGGTAAACCAACAGTGCGGCAAACCATGCCTGAATAAGACCTATGTGATAAATAGGCAATACGTTATTCATGCCAATATTTTTGGATAAATGTAATGAAAACTAGGGAAAAATGGAAAAACATATTTATGAAATAAAAAAACCGCTCAGCTGAGCGGTTTCTGGTTGTCCTGCCAGGGGTCGAACCTGGACTCTTCTGATCCAGAGTCAGACGTGTTGCCAATTACACCACAGGACAATGCACTTATAACGCTGCAAAGATAATGTTTTTAAGAGTTGATTTGCAAAATTTTTTACATTTTTTTGGCAAGTGGCTTTTTTGTGGAGCAATAGCCGGCTACTTGCCGGCTATTTTTGCCCAGGTATCTTTAAGTGTTACTGTTCTGTTGAAAACCAAACGATTAGGGTTTGAATCGTAATCTACACAAAAGTAGCCCAAGCGCTCAAACTGGAACTTATCGAGTGGCTTTACATCCAGCAACGATGGTTCAAGGTATCCTTCAATAACGGTAAGCGATTCGGGGTTAAGTGACGATTTCCAATCCTGCCCTTCGGGAACATCGTCGGGGTCGGGTTTGGAGAATAGCCTATCGAATAGCCTGATTTCGGCTTTTACGGCATGCGGAATGGAAACCCAATGTATTGTGCCCTGAACCTTACGTCCATCGGGCGAATTGCCGCCGCGTGAGGCTGGGTCGTAGGTGCAACGTAACTCAACAACATTGCCTTGGGAATCCTTAATTACCTCCTCGCACTTTATGAAGTAGGCATAGCGCAAGCGTACTTCCTGTCCGGGAGCCAGACGGAAAAACTTCTTGGGTGGGTTCTCCATGAAGTCGTCGCGCTCAATGTATATTTCACGGCTAAATGGTATAAGGCGCTTACCAGCTGTTTCGTCCTCGGGGTTATTGACGGCTTCAAGCTCTTCAACCTGCCCTTCGGGGTAGTTGGTAATAACCACCTTAAGGGGGTTAAGAACAGCCATGCGGCGCTCAGCACGCTTGTTCAAATCCTCGCGGATACAAAATTCCAGTAACGATAAATCGATTACGTTATCGCGTTTGGCCACACCCACCTTATCGGCAAAGTAACGTATAGCTTCTGGGGTATAACCCCTGCGACGTAAACCGCAAATGGTAGGCATACGGGGATCGTCCCAGCCCATTACTACCTTTTCCTGTACCAGCTGTAAAAGCTTACGCTTGCTCATAACTGTATAGGAAAGGTTTAGGCGGGCAAACTCGTACTGCTTGGATGGGAAAATCTCCAGCTTCTCAATAAACCAATCGTATAGGGGGCGATGCACATCGAACTCTAGCGTACAAATGGAGTGAGTAATTTGCTCAATGGAATCGGATTGGCCATGTGCGTAATCGTACATGGGGTAAATGCACCACTTGTCGCCAGTTCGGTGATGCTCAGCATGTATAATGCGGTACATAATGGGGTCGCGTAGTAGCATATTGGGGTGCGCCATGTCAATTTTAGCGCGTAGCACCTTTTCGCCATCCTTAAACTCACCGGCGCGCATGCGGCGGAAAAGGTCGAGGTTCTCCTCAACCGATCGGTTGCGCCAAGGACTTTCCTTTCCGGGTTGGGTTACAGTACCACGGTTTATGCGTATCTCTTCCTGCGACTGGTCATCAACGTAGGCTAACCCCTTTTTGATTAGCAGCTCGGCCCACTCGTATAGCTGCTCAAAGTAGTCGGAGGCGTAAAACTCATTTGCCCATTCAAAACCAAGCCAACGTATATCCTCCTTTATGGAGTTTACATACTCTACGTCCTCCTTTACAGGATTGGTATCGTCGAAACGCAGGTTGGTTTTGCCACCGTACTTTTGAGCCAAACCAAAGTTAAGGCATATCGATTTTGCATGACCAATGTGCAGATATCCGTTAGGTTCGGGCGGGAAACGGGTAAGCACTCGGCCTCCATGTTTGCCTGTTCGAATATCTTCCTCAATAATCTCCTCTAAAAAATTTTTTGGCCTTTCGCCGCTGTCCCCTAGGGTTAATTCGTGTTCGGTCATTGCTTTTAGTGTTTTATCAGAACCAACAAAAATAGAATTTTGTTAACAAATAGATTTTTTAAAGCACACTTTTTTTAAAGGGTATTTCACTTTCCTTCAGCAAACCCGCTAAAGGTGTTGATTTATAACAGGTTTCATGAAAGTTCACCAAAAAAGTTGAATGGAATTGGATACAGTTCCAATTCAGTATCTTGGCAATTATGGAAATGTTGAATTACTAGTAGGTAACGAAGTTGAATGGAACCTGAGCCAGTTCCGATAAATCCTCACCGGCCTCACGAAGTTCGGAATCATCCTTGTCGTAATACCAGTTGATGTTTAACGGTACCTTAGCTTTTTGTATCTGGTTAAGTATGATGATAATGTCGTATAGGAATTTTGCGGATGATGAGTTAAAGTAAACCAGCTTAAACTGAAATTCAATGGGTTGGATTTGTGCTTCCTTTAACATCTTGCTCTTTAGCTCGTTGCTAAACGATTCCAACCAATCCAAAACGGGCATATAAAAGTCTCTAACATTCTCAGGGCGTGAGTAGCCTGAAATGGTCAGTCTATTCTCGCTTGGGTTAAAATCTATATATGGTGTTGTGTTGCTAGCCTGTAAAACTAATGGGTTCATTCTAATCAATTTACGAGTTAGGTGTGATAGGAATAAAGTTGAATGGGAAATTAATCATCTCTGAAATTTCCTCGCCTGACTCAAAAATTTCGTCGTCATCCTCATCGTAGTACCAGTTAATTTCAACGGCATTGCCTTTGGAGTGAAACTTCATGAAAACCATAAGTATATCCATAAGGAATTTTGATGAGGCTGAGTTGAAGTAGGTAAGTTTAAGATTCAGTACAAGGTTGCTTTTGTTAAAGTTAGTGTTTTTTGCCAAAACATTATCCTCGTAGTCTTCCAGCCATTTGATGAGTGGCTTGTAGAATCCAACGGTATTTTCGGGCCTTGAAAAACCTGAGATCTCGAAAACCGAATTTTCCGGATCGAAAAACACGCGGGGTGTAAACTCGCTGGGCTCTATGTATAATGGTTCCATGGTCACTAGTTGTTTTGGTTTTGAAGCGACACCTTAATTCTCAGAGTAAAGTATGTGTACTGTTCATCAATATCGTCAAAAGTAAACTCCAGCTTGTTTTCAGTAACCTTGGCGATATTAATAATGCCCAGACCAGCACCACCTTTCTGGGTGACATTTCCACTGAGGATAACCTCCTTGTAAAACTCCTTTAAGCCAGCTTTATCGAGTTGATTAACTTTTTCCAAACGTTCTTTTAACGGTCCAATTTTTACTTTTAGTAATGAGTTTGAGCAGGTTAAGTCTACCTTGTCTTTTTCCAGTACTAGCGAAAATTTTGGTTGATAGTTATTGCTCCCCTTAATAACATCCTGATGCTTATAAATGTTTTCCAGGCTCTCGACCATTGCCGAGTAAACCTTTTTGCGAATGGTAATTCCAAAGTTGTACCGCTCCAGCAACGATGTCATCTTGTTGAGCAAAAAACCTATCTCCTCATAGGAGAGTGGACCGTAATGATTTATTAAAACTTCGCCTTTTTCCACGATAGTTTGAGGTGTTTGTATAATTAATTACTACAATATTTAACGCAAAGTTTCACTAATTAGCCGACTAAAGGTAATACATTTTGACGAATAGTATATATTGAATTGATGAAAAAAAACTGAGTCGTGGTAAAAATAAGAAAATAGAGGATATACTACGTTTCATTTTAACCCAAGTACCATGGATTTTGAGGAATGGGTCGGAATGAATTGGAATGAATCGGAATGAATCGGAATAGGTCGGAATGATTCGGAATATTATGGAGTAAGAAGGAGTTAGAGGAAGTTTTAGTCCGTTAAACGTGAACCGTTAAACGTAGTTAGAGGAATTTAGGGGAAAATTGAAAGTTTTTTGTGTTTCTATTGAATAATCTCAGTTTAATAAAAAAAGCCGAGTATTAACTCGGCTTTTTTTATGTTTGTTAAGTACATTACTCAATAATTTTCATTTCGTCAATCAGACGGGTTGCTCCTGCATACTTATCAATTACAAATAGCACGTAGCGGATATCAACCGATATGGTGCGCTGCAGCTTGTTTTCAAAAACAATGTCGCCGCTCATAGCTTCCCAATTCCCATCGAAAGCAATGCCAATAAGTTCTCCATTGCCGTTCATTACGGGGCTTCCTGAGTTACCTCCAGTGATATCATTGGTTGATATAAATGCCACTGGCATTTTACCATCTTTCCCGTAACGGCCGTAATCCTTTGAGTTATATAGTTCCTTGAGTTTGGCAGGAACAACAAATTCCCAGTTGTCCGGATCTTCTTTCTCCATAACTCCATCAAGGGTGGTTAGGTAGTCGTAGTGAACTGCATCCATGGGGTAATAGTCTTTTATTTCACCGTAGGTGAGGCGCATGGTGAAATTGGCATCGGGGTACATGGCTTTGCCTTCGTTCATTTCAAGCACTCCAGCTATGTAAAGGCGCTGTCCGCGTTTCAACTTTTCGTTGAATGGTGCCATTGCTTTGCTAATTTCTTCGTATTTGTTTGAGATGGAAGCCGCTGCAACGTACACAGGGTCTTTTTCAAGAACCTTTAAGCTTGGCTTGTCAAGGAAAGCGTTGAAATTAGCTGGATCAGTAAACATGGTTTTGGCAAACATCTGGTCAACGAACTTGTCAACATCGCCCTTGTACTTTGCTCTGATGGTGTTGAAAATATCGGGTTGATAGGTTAGCGGAACATTTTCCATGAAAATGCGGAACATGGCCTTGGCCGTTTTTTGGTCGGTTGGTGAGTTGTAGTTCTTGTAGAAGTTCTCGGAGCGAGCCTTGAGCGACTTACTGATTTTGGTAACCTCTTCGGTTTTGTTGCCCTTTAGGGCATCAACCAATGAACGGGTCATGGCTGCCATTCCAATTATTTCAGTTCCGCTGAATAGTGCTTCGCTAATGTACTGGCTGGCGTGTAGATACTCCTTTCGGCCTGTTACACCCTCATTAATCAAGTTAAGTGCTTCGCCATACTTCTGTTGACGTTCTGGCGAGGCAAGAACCCACTTGGTAAACTCCTCTTCCTGCTGTTTCTTGAAATCGTAAACTTTAAGGCGCTTTAGCGCTTTGTTCATGCCAATAGAGTTTTTCCAGTAGTTGCTGGATCCGGCGTACTTTGAGGCGTACTTAATGTTAACGGCCTTGTCGGCTTGCATATCCTTTAGCCAGATTTCCTGCTTAATACCTCTAACGTATATCCTGTTGGCGTTGAGTATATTAATTCGTTCTTGAACCTCTACAGAGGTCATGTAGCGTTGTGTGCTGCCCGGGTACCCCATTATCATGGTGAAATCGCCATTGTTTACCCCCTTCAGCGATATTGGTAGGAAATGCTTGGGTTTGTAGGGAACATTTTCGCGCGAGTAGTCGGCAGGTTTGTTATCCTTACTGGCATAAATGCGGAATACTGAGAAATCGCCGGTGTGGCGGGGCCACATCCAGTTATCGGTGTCGTGACCAAACTTACCTATTGATGATGGGGGTGCTCCAACCAGTCGAACATCGTTGAATACCTCATAAACCAGAAGGAAATACTGGTTTCCCCCAAAGAAACTGCGTACACTTGCGGTGTAGTGGGTGCCATCGGTTGCTTGCTTTGCAATTTTACGGCCAATCTCCATGGCAGCCTTGTCGCGATCAGATTCGGACATTTCAGGTTTAAAGGCAGCGTTAACCTGGTCGGTAACATCCTCAATACGAATAAGGAAAGTTGCTGTTAAGCCGGGTGTAGGTATTTCCTCCTCAAACGACTTAGCCCAGAAACCATCCTCAAGGTAATCGTGTTCCGGGGTGCTGTGCTGTTGAATGGCGCCGTAACCACAGTGGTGGTTAGTGAGAACCAGACCCTGGTCGGAAACCACCTCGCCGGTGCAACCGCGCCCAAAAATAATAACAGCATCCTTTATACTTGCCTGGTTGAGGTTATAGATATCGTCGGCAGTAAGCTTAAAGCCTTTCTGCTGCATGGCTTGGATGTTATACTTTTGCAGTAGAGGGAGAAGCCACATCCCCTCGTCGGCTTTAATGGCTGAACTAACCAGGAGCAAAAATCCCAGTAAAAGTGTTGTTAATCGTTTAATCATGGCATTTATTTTTTAGGTTTGTTTTTTTGGACAACTAAATATGGTATTAGTTTAATTCAACTTCACACAATATAGCTACAATAGCCTAAAGCTTAGCCGGTGGTAAGGAGTAGTCCCATGTTTGGCAATACTCACCCTATGCTTTTTTGTAGGATAGCCCTTGTTGATATCCCAGCTATAAAGCGGGTACTCTTTGCTAATGTTCACCATGAACTCATCGCGGTAAGTTTTTGCAAGTATCGATGCTGCGGCTATGGAAAGAAATTTAGAGTCGCCCTTGATAATGCATGTATGGGGGATTCCGGGATAAGGTTTAAAACGGTTACCGTCAATCAGCAAATGTTCTGGTTTCAGCTTGCTAAGTTTTCCAATAGCGATGTGCATTGCATGTATGGCTGCGTTCAGTATGTTTATTTTGTCAATCTCTTGGTTCGATACACTTGCTACTGCCCAATCCAATGCGTAGTGCTCAATAACCTTGCGGAGCTGCATGCGCTGTTTGTGGTTTAGCTGCTTGGAGTCGTTAATGAGCGGGTCGTTGAAGTCGGGTGGAAGAATAACAGCGGCTGCAAAAACAGGGCCTGCCAGGCATCCCCTTCCGGCTTCATCGCATCCGGCTTCAATCACATTGACATTTAGGTACTGCTTAAGCATGGTTAAAAACATTTTTCGATGCTACTGTATAACACCTGTGCAGTATTATCCCAGCTGAATTGTTGTTGGCGGTTCAGCGCGTTGGCGCTAAGTGTTTCTCGCAGTTCAGTATCGTAGGCTACACGCTGCATAGCATTAGCAATCTCATCCACTGAATAGGGGTCGAAGTAGATGGCTGAATTACCCGTAACCTCAGGAATAGCCGTGACGTTTGAAGCTGCTATGGGTATGCCACATTTCATGGCCTCCAGTAAGGGAATCCCAAAGCCCTCAAAGGTCGAAGGGTAAATTACAGCATGTGCAGCCCCAGTAATTTTAGTGAGCTCATCAAGGCCTTTCCTGCCAAGGAATTTGATATCGTTTTTGTGGTTACAGTTTTTATAGGCTTTGTCGATATCGTTGGTTTTAAACATGGGTTCACCTACAAGCAGGAGGTTTATTGCTGAACCAGTCCTTTTGCGGAATATGTCGTAGGCTTCAATTAAACGGGCAACATTCTTGCGTGGATTAAATGCTCCCACAAAAAGAAAGTAGGGTTTACCCTCGGAGATACTCTCCCGTACCCGCTGAATTTCACTTTCGGAAAGAGGCTTGTAACTGTCGCTTGCACCGTTGTATGCTACATCAATTTTATTCGGGTTGATATTAAAATTATTGGCAATATCGGTACGTGAAAATTGGCTTACGGTAACAACCCGCTTTGCCTTTTGGGCAAAACGTGGGGAAAAGTAGTTCATGTAGTGCGATGTGAAGAAAGGTAAACCCTGGGGCGCATGGTAAAAATTAATATCGTGTATAACTGCTACCTGGGGAGTATCGGATTTCAACGAAATGTATCCGTCGGGCGATACCAGAACATCAGCATTAATGGCTTTGAGTGTTTTTGGAATTTTAAACTCAAACCAGTAGTACCATAAGAACGGATGACGTGCAGGGGGTGGCACTACCAGTGGTGTTATGTTGTTGCTAAAAATAAACGAGTTGTGGTAGGGCCTGTCAAATATGAAAAAAAACTGGTGTTCCGGGTGGTTCCGTGTAATCCGTATGAGTGTTTCATAGGTAAACCAGCCTATCCCTTCCAGCTTATCCTTAAGCAAAAGCCTTGTGTTAACTGCAATTCTCAAAGCAAAATAATTTGAGCTAATTACAACATTTTTTTAAATATTAGCAACCCAAAAGCGTGTTTTCAGCTACCATCTATATGACAGCTACTGGTTTTCAAACAAATAATTTGCAATTTGTTGAAAATATTGCTATATTTGCAAAAGTTTTGCTGGAAGTGGCAGGGGACTTTGTCCCCTGTTTTGCTTAAAAAATGCGTAAGGATGATTAGTAAGGAAGCCATACTTGAAATAGTAACCCCTTTGCTGGAAAAGGAAAACCTTTTCCTTGTCGATGTTTCGGTTGGTGCCGATAATAAGATTATTGTAACCGTAGATGGCGACAAGGGTGTTTCAATTGACTCCTGTGTTAGTATTAGCAGGGGGATTGAAAACTCCCTCGACAGGGATAGGGAGGATTTTGAGCTGGAGGTAACCTCAGCAGGATTAGGCCAACCCTTAAAAATTCCTCGCCAGTACATAAAAAATATTGGCCAGGAACTGGATGTTGTGCTTAAGACGGGTGAAAAGATAAAGGGTGTACTTAACAGTGCCGATAACACCGGATTTGTACTCGGTGTAAGCAAAAAGGTAAACATTCCGGGTTCTAAGAAAAAACAGGAAGTGGTAGAGCCCATCCAGCTGACTTACCAGCAAGTTAAAAGCGCGAAAGTAGTTCTTAAGTTTAA from Tenuifilum sp. 4138str includes:
- a CDS encoding DUF1987 domain-containing protein; the encoded protein is MNPLVLQASNTTPYIDFNPSENRLTISGYSRPENVRDFYMPVLDWLESFSNELKSKMLKEAQIQPIEFQFKLVYFNSSSAKFLYDIIIILNQIQKAKVPLNINWYYDKDDSELREAGEDLSELAQVPFNFVTY
- the rimP gene encoding ribosome assembly cofactor RimP; this translates as MISKEAILEIVTPLLEKENLFLVDVSVGADNKIIVTVDGDKGVSIDSCVSISRGIENSLDRDREDFELEVTSAGLGQPLKIPRQYIKNIGQELDVVLKTGEKIKGVLNSADNTGFVLGVSKKVNIPGSKKKQEVVEPIQLTYQQVKSAKVVLKFK
- a CDS encoding S46 family peptidase, which translates into the protein MIKRLTTLLLGFLLLVSSAIKADEGMWLLPLLQKYNIQAMQQKGFKLTADDIYNLNQASIKDAVIIFGRGCTGEVVSDQGLVLTNHHCGYGAIQQHSTPEHDYLEDGFWAKSFEEEIPTPGLTATFLIRIEDVTDQVNAAFKPEMSESDRDKAAMEIGRKIAKQATDGTHYTASVRSFFGGNQYFLLVYEVFNDVRLVGAPPSSIGKFGHDTDNWMWPRHTGDFSVFRIYASKDNKPADYSRENVPYKPKHFLPISLKGVNNGDFTMIMGYPGSTQRYMTSVEVQERINILNANRIYVRGIKQEIWLKDMQADKAVNIKYASKYAGSSNYWKNSIGMNKALKRLKVYDFKKQQEEEFTKWVLASPERQQKYGEALNLINEGVTGRKEYLHASQYISEALFSGTEIIGMAAMTRSLVDALKGNKTEEVTKISKSLKARSENFYKNYNSPTDQKTAKAMFRIFMENVPLTYQPDIFNTIRAKYKGDVDKFVDQMFAKTMFTDPANFNAFLDKPSLKVLEKDPVYVAAASISNKYEEISKAMAPFNEKLKRGQRLYIAGVLEMNEGKAMYPDANFTMRLTYGEIKDYYPMDAVHYDYLTTLDGVMEKEDPDNWEFVVPAKLKELYNSKDYGRYGKDGKMPVAFISTNDITGGNSGSPVMNGNGELIGIAFDGNWEAMSGDIVFENKLQRTISVDIRYVLFVIDKYAGATRLIDEMKIIE
- a CDS encoding glutamine--tRNA ligase/YqeY domain fusion protein, with translation MTEHELTLGDSGERPKNFLEEIIEEDIRTGKHGGRVLTRFPPEPNGYLHIGHAKSICLNFGLAQKYGGKTNLRFDDTNPVKEDVEYVNSIKEDIRWLGFEWANEFYASDYFEQLYEWAELLIKKGLAYVDDQSQEEIRINRGTVTQPGKESPWRNRSVEENLDLFRRMRAGEFKDGEKVLRAKIDMAHPNMLLRDPIMYRIIHAEHHRTGDKWCIYPMYDYAHGQSDSIEQITHSICTLEFDVHRPLYDWFIEKLEIFPSKQYEFARLNLSYTVMSKRKLLQLVQEKVVMGWDDPRMPTICGLRRRGYTPEAIRYFADKVGVAKRDNVIDLSLLEFCIREDLNKRAERRMAVLNPLKVVITNYPEGQVEELEAVNNPEDETAGKRLIPFSREIYIERDDFMENPPKKFFRLAPGQEVRLRYAYFIKCEEVIKDSQGNVVELRCTYDPASRGGNSPDGRKVQGTIHWVSIPHAVKAEIRLFDRLFSKPDPDDVPEGQDWKSSLNPESLTVIEGYLEPSLLDVKPLDKFQFERLGYFCVDYDSNPNRLVFNRTVTLKDTWAKIAGK
- a CDS encoding SiaB family protein kinase, whose translation is MEKGEVLINHYGPLSYEEIGFLLNKMTSLLERYNFGITIRKKVYSAMVESLENIYKHQDVIKGSNNYQPKFSLVLEKDKVDLTCSNSLLKVKIGPLKERLEKVNQLDKAGLKEFYKEVILSGNVTQKGGAGLGIINIAKVTENKLEFTFDDIDEQYTYFTLRIKVSLQNQNN
- the omp85 gene encoding Omp85 family outer membrane protein, which encodes MRKVISALLVCVVATSLFAQENQEKKAKEEVKTGWTVGVLPALGYDSNLGLLYGAIVNSFDFGDGSRYPDFNHNLYLQLSAYTKGSMDAIAYFDSYTLIPNKHFIGRLSFNRNRTYPFYGFNGTQTVYNADFENIDATGDFISQVFYKYDRKLAKADFLLEDRIADSKFKWIAGFDLGWYDVATVDIDHLNKGRDDDELIPDVPILYDQLVSWGIISADEKDGGFDNSVKFGLVFDTRDRLTNPMKGVWTELLFRASPKFIGNNDNYGRVSLIHRQYLTLVKEKLSFAYRLWYEGNLGEVPFYARQHLTTSNYYEGFGGAQTVRGVLMNRVVGQHTAIGNFEFRWKAYRFHAIGQNFYLGFNLFADAGKVLKGYDMDLTNVPVAQRNQLFSNSYKDLYTTFGAGLKIVMNENFVVSADYGMAMNKNYGSSGLYVLVGYLF
- a CDS encoding glycosyltransferase family 4 protein: MRIAVNTRLLLKDKLEGIGWFTYETLIRITRNHPEHQFFFIFDRPYHNSFIFSNNITPLVVPPPARHPFLWYYWFEFKIPKTLKAINADVLVSPDGYISLKSDTPQVAVIHDINFYHAPQGLPFFTSHYMNYFSPRFAQKAKRVVTVSQFSRTDIANNFNINPNKIDVAYNGASDSYKPLSESEIQRVRESISEGKPYFLFVGAFNPRKNVARLIEAYDIFRKRTGSAINLLLVGEPMFKTNDIDKAYKNCNHKNDIKFLGRKGLDELTKITGAAHAVIYPSTFEGFGIPLLEAMKCGIPIAASNVTAIPEVTGNSAIYFDPYSVDEIANAMQRVAYDTELRETLSANALNRQQQFSWDNTAQVLYSSIEKCF
- a CDS encoding DUF1987 domain-containing protein, which encodes MEPLYIEPSEFTPRVFFDPENSVFEISGFSRPENTVGFYKPLIKWLEDYEDNVLAKNTNFNKSNLVLNLKLTYFNSASSKFLMDILMVFMKFHSKGNAVEINWYYDEDDDEIFESGEEISEMINFPFNFIPITPNS
- a CDS encoding helix-turn-helix domain-containing protein, with the protein product MNNVLPIYHIGLIQAWFAALLVYRKPNKGAADKLLVIWLIVIGIEMLYSLLNAKYLTWLPDLIIIPLSYGPFLFFYTKLLTSKKTVTIRNIHRHLIPVYLFILIAVFWGKPIDINSVNFFSKGPITWLAILNFTLFLLVIVYYWRASLKLIRKHNHTLGDHFSYRSETIMLNWLKTTAIWILSGFFASGITFIIFSTQNIFPFNPIELFHLGLLVFTFSISYYGIHQPVLYQHQKPKQLQVSDEAQEKKSQKFGDLLYEHMVKNKPYLNNELTIQDLADQLKVSTQEISNYLNKELGVNFFNYINSFRIEEAKQRLTNPAFDYETLLGIAYDSGFNSKTSFNTLFKKETGMTPSEYKKAFRSSTKKST
- a CDS encoding ribonuclease HII, giving the protein MLKQYLNVNVIEAGCDEAGRGCLAGPVFAAAVILPPDFNDPLINDSKQLNHKQRMQLRKVIEHYALDWAVASVSNQEIDKINILNAAIHAMHIAIGKLSKLKPEHLLIDGNRFKPYPGIPHTCIIKGDSKFLSIAAASILAKTYRDEFMVNISKEYPLYSWDINKGYPTKKHRVSIAKHGTTPYHRLSFRLL